A stretch of Coregonus clupeaformis isolate EN_2021a chromosome 37, ASM2061545v1, whole genome shotgun sequence DNA encodes these proteins:
- the LOC123482758 gene encoding interferon-induced protein with tetratricopeptide repeats 1-like — translation MIDISSREGVQCSWAGHLYNILAYLQHALGSTEDALQCLKKAEEAIRQSSPDDVELSLVVHYGNLAWVHYHQGELTESQTYVEKVGRLLRDNPCPGVVWVEKAWTLNKFDVSKRKEALHYFQMALNGDPENKVLRCGYAMAFNKSVDRKTITPKLRSEMLEQLRIARELDPEDLHITVMYLQRLAESGQVEEALKLAEEVTEKPLDSFGGFGLLLSFFRDHVSHDSSIDLARRTLERHPDSRQLKRHLGKCYKWKIFSPEEKRNPMRHILIENAVNLYEELVALYPKSIAAKLELSAMSRESGSVDRADKIFEDLLLDREGMEPQDLQKFYNWYAQHLFHAKKNASRSIDFHKKAAEIMLPTDQRDSSIRVLLSNVRNRGHRAEEIVNFLDGLDREGAVGQF, via the coding sequence ATGATAGATATCAGCAGCAGAGAGGGGGTTCAATGTTCCTGGGCAGGTCATCTGTACAACATCCTGGCTTACCTACAACATGCTCTGGGCTCCACAGAGGACGCTCTTCAATGCCTGAAGAAGGCTGAAGAGGCCATTCGCCAAAGCAGTCCAGACGACGTGGAGCTAAGTCTGGTGGTCCACTATGGGAACCTGGCCTGGGTGCACTATCACCAAGGGGAGCTGACAGAGAGCCAGACCTATGTGGAGAAGGTGGGCAGACTACTGCGGGACAACCCCTGCCCAGGTGTAGTGTGGGTTGAAAAGGCCTGGACTTTGAATAAGTTCGATGTAAGCAAGAGGAAGGAAGCGCTACATTACTTCCAAATGGCCTTAAATGGGGACCCTGAGAACAAGGTGCTGCGCTGCGGTTACGCCATGGCATTTAATAAATCTGTTGATAGGAAAACTATTACCCCGAAGCTGCGATCTGAGATGTTGGAGCAGCTACGGATTGCTAGAGAATTGGATCCAGAAGATTTGCACATCACAGTGATGTACCTGCAGAGGCTTGCAGAGAGTGGCCAGGTTGAGGAAGCACTTAAACTTGCAGAGGAAGTGACAGAGAAGCCTTTGGACAGCTTTGGTGGATTTGGACTCTTACTATCATTTTTCAGAGATCACGTCTCTCATGATTCAAGCATTGACCTGGCAAGAAGGACCCTGGAGAGACACCCTGATTCACGCCAGCTGAAGAGGCATCTTGGGAAGTGTTACAAATGGAAGATTTTCTCTCCAGAAGAGAAAAGGAACCCAATGAGGCATATTCTGATTGAAAATGCAGTCAACCTTTATGAAGAGTTGGTTGCACTCTACCCAAAATCCATTGCCGCTAAACTGGAACTGTCTGCCATGTCCAGAGAATCTGGCAGCGTTGATAGAGCAGATAAGATATTTGAGGACCTGCTTCTTGATAGAGAAGGAATGGAACCACAGGATTTACAAAAATTCTACAACTGGTATGCCCAACATCTGTTTCATGCAAAAAAAAATGCTTCCAGGTCAATTGATTTCCACAAGAAGGCAGCAGAGATTATGCTACCCACTGACCAACGTGACAGCAGTATTCGTGTTTTGTTGTCCAATGTCCGTAATAGAGGACACAGAGCTGAGGAAATTGTGAACTTCCTGGATGGCCTTGATAGAGAAGGTGCTGTCGGCCAGTTCTAG